AATAACTACGCCAACGGATTGTTTGGCATGATCACGGTTGCGCCTTAAACCGACTCTAACAGTATCCTTCTCGGCCCCCGCGGAGGACGCGGCCAGCAGGGTGGCAAGATCGTCTTCCAGGCATGTTGAATGACGTAGGCGGCAGAGACTCCTCGTCTCTGCCGTCATCGAACTGGCGCACTGCTTGGCGTGCGTTTTGGACGGGTGTCCCTGCGTTTCGTGCTGGACGAAAAACTCCGGCTGAGTCAATATTTTCCGGCAACGCTCCGTTTGGACAATTGAGGGTCCGCATGGGTGAAGCCCCGGAAATCGACCGCATCGTGAACGAATTGAACGAGCTTCGCGAGCGCGAAGGTTCCGAACCCGCCAGCACACTTCAACTCGATGCATGGCTCAAGACGCTGATCGCCCGTGGCGGAAGCGATTTGCTGCTTGTAGCCGGCGCGCCCGCCTGCATTCGCACAAAGGGCGCCGTGCAAAAAATCGATGCAGCTCCTCTTGAGGGTTCTGAAATCGAAGCCGCTGTGCTCCCGGCACTCTCGTCACATGCGCTTGCGCGCTACCGCCAAATGCAGATTGCAGATTCTTCGTATCGTGTTGCCGGGCTGGGCCGTTTCCGCATTAACCTGCATCGCGAACGCGGACGCGCGGCCGCTGCGATTCGCGCGTTGCCCCAGAAAGTCCCTACGCTGCGTGAGCTAAACCTTCCCCCTTCGGTGGAAGCCCTCGCGCATCTCCCGCGCGGCCTGGTCTTGATCGGGGGCCCAGCGGGTTCGGGGAAATCGACCACACTCGCGGCCTTAATCGACGACATCAACCGCCGCGAGGCCCGCCACATCGTCACCATCGA
This is a stretch of genomic DNA from Verrucomicrobiia bacterium. It encodes these proteins:
- a CDS encoding ATPase, T2SS/T4P/T4SS family, which translates into the protein MGEAPEIDRIVNELNELREREGSEPASTLQLDAWLKTLIARGGSDLLLVAGAPACIRTKGAVQKIDAAPLEGSEIEAAVLPALSSHALARYRQMQIADSSYRVAGLGRFRINLHRERGRAAAAIRALPQKVPTLRELNLPPSVEALAHLPRGLVLIGGPAGSGKSTTLAALIDDINRREARHIVTI